A genomic window from Fusarium verticillioides 7600 chromosome 5, whole genome shotgun sequence includes:
- a CDS encoding endo-1,4-beta-xylanase, protein MHKTTLLGLLASSPVSAQLHSLAQAAGLKYFGSAVDNGYLSDAPYSKLADDVEEFGQLVPENGQKWETVEPKQGDFVYTTADVVPDLAKKNGQILRCHALTWHSQLPSWVSDGAFSAEELTEVIEAHIANVVEHYKGDCYAWDVVNEAIDDSAEWRDSVFSRTLGTDFLGISFKAARKADPAAKLYYNDYNLEQNGAKTDKAVELVKLLQKEGAPIDGVGFQGHLIVGETPSRSELAATFKRFTDLNVEVAITELDIRHESVPATAAQLKIQGDEYADVVGACLDTKGCVGVTVWGITDKYSWIPGVFEGNGEALLYTDDYEKKPAWTSVSSLLAAAATGAPTASSVAPVETTAPATTLETKTKPVYTVPGTTNYMNTTAPQTEQTRTALATETDDNDDDCAETDAPFPTYAIPTNGTQVYPTKVPVDDDSDDDCAETDAPFPTYAVPTNGTQVYPTKAPVDDDDCAETEAPIPTQAPVPSGDCEEDNGEFEPTVAAVESTARVPVIRSSSAYTYKWNTETAAPQVPAPTGTAPAYPVGTGSGGVVKHYYQCGGKNYKGPTECEKPYKCVEHNEYYFQCV, encoded by the exons ATGCACAAGACTACACTCCTTGGACTTTTGGCCTCGAGCCCTGTCTCGGCCCAGCTTCACAGCCTGGCGCAGGCCGCTGGACTCAAGTACTTCGGCTCAGCTGTCGATAACGGATATCTCAGCGATGCGCCCTACAGCAAGCTAGCTGACGAcgttgaggagtttggaCAGCTCGTTCCGGAGAACGGACAGAAGTGGGAGACTGTTGAGCCCAAGCAGGGTGATTTCGTTTACACGACTGCTGATGTTGTTCCGGATCTTGCGAAGAAGAATGGTCAGATTCTGAGGTGTCATGCTTTGACTTGGCACAGTCAGCTTCCTTCCTGGG TTTCTGATGGTGCTTTCTCTGCTGAGGAGCTCACTGAGGTCATCGAGGCTCATATCGCCAATGTTGTTGAGCACTACAAAGGTGATTGTTACGCTTGGGATGTGGTCAACGAGGCCATCGATGACAGCGCCGAGTGGCGAGACAGCGTCTTCTCCCGCACTCTGGGAACTGACTTCCTTGGCATCTCCTTCAAGGCTGCCCGCAAGGCCGATCCCGCTGCCAAGCT GTACTACAACGACTACAACCTTGAGCAGAACGGTGCCAAGACCGACAAGGctgtcgagcttgtcaagcttctccagaaggAGGGTGCCCCCATCGACGGTGTTGGTTTCCAGGGTCATCTGATCGTCGGCGAGACTCCTTCTCGCTCTGAGCTCGCTGCCACTTTCAAGCGCTTCACTGATCTCAACGTTGAGGTCGCCATCACCGAGCTTGACATCCGCCACGAGTCTGTTCCCGCTACCGCCgctcagctcaagattcAGGGAGATGAGTACGCCGATGTTGTTGGTGCCTGTCTCGACACCAAGGGCTGTGTTGGTGTTACCGTCTGGGGTATCACTGACAAGTACAGCTGGATCCCCGGTGTCTTCGAGGGTAACGGCGAGGCTCTTCTCTACACCGATGActacgagaagaagcccgcCTGGACCAGTGTCTCCAGCCTTCTCGCCGCTGCTGCCACGGGAGCCCCTACCGCCAGTTCGGTTGCCCCCGTTGAGACTACTGCCCCCGCTACAACTctcgagaccaagaccaagccCGTCTACACTGTCCCTGGCACCACGAACTACATGAACACCACCGCTCCTCAGACCGAGCAGACCCGCACTGCTCTTGCTACTGAGACTGATGATAACGATGACGACTGTGCCGAAACCGATGCCCCCTTCCCTACATATGCCATTCCCACCAACGGAACCCAGGTCTATCCCACCAAGGTTCCTGTCGACGATGACTCCGATGATGACTGCGCCGAGACCGACGCCCCTTTCCCCACATACGCTGTCCCCACCAACGGAACTCAGGTTTACCCTACCAAGGCTcccgttgacgatgacgactgCGCTGAGACCGAGGCTCCCATTCCAACTCAAGCCCCTGTCCCCTCTGGAGACTGCGAAGAGGACAACGGCGAGTTCGAGCCCACCGTCGCTGCCGTCGAGTCCACCGCTCGCGTCCCCGTCATCCGCAGCAGCTCAGCCTACACCTACAAGTGGAACACCGAGACagctgctcctcaagttccCGCTCCCACAGGAACTGCCCCCGCTTACCCTGTCGGAACTGGCTCTGGCGGTGTTGTCAAGCACTACTACCAGTGCGGTGGTAAGAACTACAAGGGACCTACCGAGTGTGAGAAGCCCTACAAGTGCGTCGAGCACAACGAGTACTACTTCCAGTGCGTTTAA
- a CDS encoding FAD synthetase, producing the protein MKRCRNIGAFVGWEGRIRADGTRPEQISLSYNGGKDCLVLLILLLARMGRHYYSTSDTTNGSSELTPPEKLQCVYIVAAHPFPEVDTFVETSSEEYGLEVARYVLPMKKGLEIYLEERPSIKAVFVGTRRTDPHGENLTFFDPTDAGWPSFMRIHPVIDWHYVQIWAFIRHLGIEYCPLYDQGYTSLGGIKDTHPNPHLKKQGQNGQGFRPAYELTQDNEERLGRDS; encoded by the exons ATGAAGCGTTGCAGAAATATCGGTGCGTTTGTCGGATGGGAAGGTCGGATAAGGGCTGACGGAACCAGACCGGAACAAATATCGTTATCATATAATGGCGGAAAGGACT GCCTCGTTCTTTtaatcctcctcctcgctcgCATGGGCCGGCATTACTATTCCACATCCGACACGACCAACGGCAGTTCCGAACTCACACCCCCTGAAAAGCTCCAATGCGTATACATCGTTGCAGCGCATCCCTTTCCCGAAGTCGACACATTCGTCGAGACGTCCAGCGAAGAATACGGCCTCGAAGTCGCGCGCTACGTGTtaccgatgaagaaggggCTGGAGATATACCTTGAGGAACGACCGAGTATCAAGGCTGTGTTTGTGggaacgagaagaacggaTCCTCATGGCGAGAACCTGACGTTCTTTGATCCGACGGACGCTGGCTGGCCGTCGTTCATGAGAATACATCCTGTTATCGACTGGCATTATG TTCAGATCTGGGCT TTTATCCGACACCTCGGCATTGAGTATTGTCCTCTATACGACCAAGGCTACACGAGTCTAGGTGGTATAAAGGATACACATCCAAACCCCcatctgaagaagcagggtCAAAACGGGCAGGGTTTCCGACCGGCATATGAACTAACTCAAGATAACGAAGAGCGACTGGGCCGTGATTCATGA
- a CDS encoding FAD synthetase, which translates to MGRHYYSTSDTTNGSSELTPPEKLQCVYIVAAHPFPEVDTFVETSSEEYGLEVARYVLPMKKGLEIYLEERPSIKAVFVGTRRTDPHGENLTFFDPTDAGWPSFMRIHPVIDWHYVQIWAFIRHLGIEYCPLYDQGYTSLGGIKDTHPNPHLKKQGQNGQGFRPAYELTQDNEERLGRDS; encoded by the exons ATGGGCCGGCATTACTATTCCACATCCGACACGACCAACGGCAGTTCCGAACTCACACCCCCTGAAAAGCTCCAATGCGTATACATCGTTGCAGCGCATCCCTTTCCCGAAGTCGACACATTCGTCGAGACGTCCAGCGAAGAATACGGCCTCGAAGTCGCGCGCTACGTGTtaccgatgaagaaggggCTGGAGATATACCTTGAGGAACGACCGAGTATCAAGGCTGTGTTTGTGggaacgagaagaacggaTCCTCATGGCGAGAACCTGACGTTCTTTGATCCGACGGACGCTGGCTGGCCGTCGTTCATGAGAATACATCCTGTTATCGACTGGCATTATG TTCAGATCTGGGCT TTTATCCGACACCTCGGCATTGAGTATTGTCCTCTATACGACCAAGGCTACACGAGTCTAGGTGGTATAAAGGATACACATCCAAACCCCcatctgaagaagcagggtCAAAACGGGCAGGGTTTCCGACCGGCATATGAACTAACTCAAGATAACGAAGAGCGACTGGGCCGTGATTCATGA
- a CDS encoding FAD synthetase, protein MISTPPPRSLRDKCLELQQKVEAFIAEEAETQTLRDVQDQVRKSIEVVDEALQKYRPEQISLSYNGGKDCLVLLILLLARMGRHYYSTSDTTNGSSELTPPEKLQCVYIVAAHPFPEVDTFVETSSEEYGLEVARYVLPMKKGLEIYLEERPSIKAVFVGTRRTDPHGENLTFFDPTDAGWPSFMRIHPVIDWHYVQIWAFIRHLGIEYCPLYDQGYTSLGGIKDTHPNPHLKKQGQNGQGFRPAYELTQDNEERLGRDS, encoded by the exons ATGATCTCGACCCCGCCACCCCGCTCTCTGCGCGACAAGTGTCTCGAGCTGCAGCAAAAGGTCGAAGCGTtcattgctgaggaggctgagacacAGACATTGCGCGATGTACAAGATCAGGTCCGCAAGTCGATAGAGGTCGTGGATGAAGCGTTGCAGAAATATCG ACCGGAACAAATATCGTTATCATATAATGGCGGAAAGGACT GCCTCGTTCTTTtaatcctcctcctcgctcgCATGGGCCGGCATTACTATTCCACATCCGACACGACCAACGGCAGTTCCGAACTCACACCCCCTGAAAAGCTCCAATGCGTATACATCGTTGCAGCGCATCCCTTTCCCGAAGTCGACACATTCGTCGAGACGTCCAGCGAAGAATACGGCCTCGAAGTCGCGCGCTACGTGTtaccgatgaagaaggggCTGGAGATATACCTTGAGGAACGACCGAGTATCAAGGCTGTGTTTGTGggaacgagaagaacggaTCCTCATGGCGAGAACCTGACGTTCTTTGATCCGACGGACGCTGGCTGGCCGTCGTTCATGAGAATACATCCTGTTATCGACTGGCATTATG TTCAGATCTGGGCT TTTATCCGACACCTCGGCATTGAGTATTGTCCTCTATACGACCAAGGCTACACGAGTCTAGGTGGTATAAAGGATACACATCCAAACCCCcatctgaagaagcagggtCAAAACGGGCAGGGTTTCCGACCGGCATATGAACTAACTCAAGATAACGAAGAGCGACTGGGCCGTGATTCATGA
- a CDS encoding FAD synthetase produces MISTPPPRSLRDKCLELQQKVEAFIAEEAETQTLRDVQDQVRKSIEVVDEALQKYRPEQISLSYNGGKDCLVLLILLLARMGRHYYSTSDTTNGSSELTPPEKLQCVYIVAAHPFPEVDTFVETSSEEYGLEVARYVLPMKKGLEIYLEERPSIKAVFVGTRRTDPHGENLTFFDPTDAGWPSFMRIHPVIDWHYVQIWAVSPHYHHAPNELTCPVYPTPRH; encoded by the exons ATGATCTCGACCCCGCCACCCCGCTCTCTGCGCGACAAGTGTCTCGAGCTGCAGCAAAAGGTCGAAGCGTtcattgctgaggaggctgagacacAGACATTGCGCGATGTACAAGATCAGGTCCGCAAGTCGATAGAGGTCGTGGATGAAGCGTTGCAGAAATATCG ACCGGAACAAATATCGTTATCATATAATGGCGGAAAGGACT GCCTCGTTCTTTtaatcctcctcctcgctcgCATGGGCCGGCATTACTATTCCACATCCGACACGACCAACGGCAGTTCCGAACTCACACCCCCTGAAAAGCTCCAATGCGTATACATCGTTGCAGCGCATCCCTTTCCCGAAGTCGACACATTCGTCGAGACGTCCAGCGAAGAATACGGCCTCGAAGTCGCGCGCTACGTGTtaccgatgaagaaggggCTGGAGATATACCTTGAGGAACGACCGAGTATCAAGGCTGTGTTTGTGggaacgagaagaacggaTCCTCATGGCGAGAACCTGACGTTCTTTGATCCGACGGACGCTGGCTGGCCGTCGTTCATGAGAATACATCCTGTTATCGACTGGCATTATG TTCAGATCTGGGCTGTAAGTCCCCACTACCATCATGCGCCGAACGAACTAACATGTCCAGTTTATCCGACACCTCGGCATTGA
- a CDS encoding FAD synthetase, translated as MISTPPPRSLRDKCLELQQKVEAFIAEEAETQTLRDVQDQVRKSIEVVDEALQKYRPEQISLSYNGGKDCLVLLILLLARMGRHYYSTSDTTNGSSELTPPEKLQCVYIVAAHPFPEVDTFVETSSEEYGLEVARYVLPMKKGLEIYLEERPSIKAVFVGTRRTDPHGENLTFFDPTDAGWPSFMRIHPVIDWHYDLGFYPTPRH; from the exons ATGATCTCGACCCCGCCACCCCGCTCTCTGCGCGACAAGTGTCTCGAGCTGCAGCAAAAGGTCGAAGCGTtcattgctgaggaggctgagacacAGACATTGCGCGATGTACAAGATCAGGTCCGCAAGTCGATAGAGGTCGTGGATGAAGCGTTGCAGAAATATCG ACCGGAACAAATATCGTTATCATATAATGGCGGAAAGGACT GCCTCGTTCTTTtaatcctcctcctcgctcgCATGGGCCGGCATTACTATTCCACATCCGACACGACCAACGGCAGTTCCGAACTCACACCCCCTGAAAAGCTCCAATGCGTATACATCGTTGCAGCGCATCCCTTTCCCGAAGTCGACACATTCGTCGAGACGTCCAGCGAAGAATACGGCCTCGAAGTCGCGCGCTACGTGTtaccgatgaagaaggggCTGGAGATATACCTTGAGGAACGACCGAGTATCAAGGCTGTGTTTGTGggaacgagaagaacggaTCCTCATGGCGAGAACCTGACGTTCTTTGATCCGACGGACGCTGGCTGGCCGTCGTTCATGAGAATACATCCTGTTATCGACTGGCATTATG ATCTGGGCT TTTATCCGACACCTCGGCATTGA